A genomic window from Fulvitalea axinellae includes:
- a CDS encoding PorP/SprF family type IX secretion system membrane protein, whose translation MKFFKDYKIRFCTFSSLCLAIVFFSSTTAVAQSSDYYFSLYHQNPQAINPAFSGLGGTSLNTGYRKTVTDFSGSPEMFLMGANVKVGSSETVRGHGLGGFVYSRKAGGFQHAVGGLSYAYHVPLKENLSLSGGAAFYYDRWNLDEEDLRPRDRSDVKYRELLDSDGRSTNYDVQVGVALNGESFYFGYTFSQRLGDVDVADGADALVGYSGHSFDAGYRRPFAGNFTFLGSAHYKVLTHADDSYMLAGRVAYKDVINGGLAYKDGSALALLLGFRTGKKLGISYAYDVPATEKSNVSDGAHEIVLEYRFSGRNMFFW comes from the coding sequence ATGAAGTTTTTTAAAGATTATAAAATAAGGTTTTGTACGTTTTCAAGCCTTTGTTTAGCGATAGTGTTCTTTAGCTCCACAACGGCGGTAGCGCAAAGCAGTGATTATTACTTTAGTCTGTATCATCAAAATCCGCAGGCTATCAATCCGGCCTTTTCCGGGCTGGGTGGCACAAGCCTGAATACGGGCTATCGCAAAACCGTGACGGATTTTAGCGGATCGCCGGAAATGTTTCTTATGGGAGCCAACGTAAAAGTTGGCTCCTCGGAGACCGTACGCGGGCACGGACTCGGTGGCTTTGTATACAGTCGCAAAGCAGGCGGATTTCAGCATGCCGTAGGTGGCTTATCATATGCTTACCACGTACCGCTTAAGGAGAATTTGAGTCTGTCAGGCGGTGCCGCGTTTTATTACGACCGTTGGAATTTGGATGAGGAAGATCTAAGGCCACGTGACCGTTCAGACGTTAAGTATCGCGAGCTTCTGGACTCGGACGGAAGATCCACGAATTACGATGTACAAGTAGGTGTAGCGCTTAATGGCGAGAGCTTCTACTTTGGCTATACCTTCAGCCAACGCCTCGGTGACGTGGACGTAGCTGACGGTGCTGACGCTCTTGTCGGTTATTCCGGGCATTCCTTTGACGCCGGTTATCGCCGTCCTTTTGCGGGGAATTTCACCTTTCTGGGAAGCGCTCATTACAAAGTGCTGACCCACGCCGATGACTCGTATATGCTTGCGGGCCGTGTGGCTTACAAGGACGTGATTAACGGAGGTTTGGCTTATAAAGACGGAAGTGCCTTGGCGCTTTTATTGGGTTTCCGGACGGGAAAAAAATTGGGGATATCCTATGCCTATGATGTCCCGGCTACGGAAAAAAGCAACGTGAGCGATGGCGCCCACGAGATCGTTTTGGAATATAGGTTCTCCGGTAGAAATATGTTCTTTTGGTAA